Proteins encoded in a region of the Ptychodera flava strain L36383 chromosome 4, AS_Pfla_20210202, whole genome shotgun sequence genome:
- the LOC139131098 gene encoding TNF receptor-associated factor 2-like, producing the protein MFSTTYQWAIGSSLLCCCKNEGVPDSALKSEEMYLDRAIMRDLSGCSVQCLNDGCEWNGPFKGYQQHVEACSFELIQCLHKEGCGALIKRKDLSAHLERECPMRMVTCQHCKEEYPWKILRQHFDECEEISSECQFCRNIALPRKQLKVHQHPETGNCPNRPEACKFKAVGCTLLIPSDDKGRHGKEYIEKHQEMLCESVVSMQPVIEQAKRDQLTIDATKELMTKHDIELTNLQTALHSLQDEFRKVQVNNSDLKSKTNHQEFESEFKMHKSRLSETENKISVLETQMSTYEGITAVLNGQLERDTQQLQTFERQRRQDRELLDSLERKIKAQDRIIALKDVALAEQDLRIQSLEMTSYDGILVWKISDFTRKLNEARSGRATSIYSPCFFPSRHGYKMCVRIYLNGDGMGKGNHVSLFFVIMKGPFDALLRWPFRQKVTFMWLDQNNREHVIDAFRPDPTSSSFQRPKNDMNIASGCPLFMPLSQIDSPRHAYVKDDVAFLKIIVDTSDLG; encoded by the exons ATGTTTTCAACGACTTATCAATGG GCAATTGGATCCAGTTTACTGTGTTGCTGTAAGAATGAAGGCGTGCCGGATTCAGCCCTTAAGAGTGAAGAG ATGTACCTCGACAGAGCTATAATGCGAGATTTAAGCGGCTGTTCCGTGCAGTGTCTGAATGATGGCTGCGAGTGGAATGGACCTTTTAAAGGCTATCAG CAACATGTAGAAGCCTGTAGCTTTGAACTTATACAGTGTCTACATAAAGAAGGCTGCGGTGCCTTGATTAAACGGAAGGATTTGTCTGCACATTTGGAGAGAGAGTGTCCCATGAGAATGGTTACCTGCCAACACTGTAAAGAGGAATATCCGTGGAAGATATTGCGACAACACTTCGATGAATGCGAAGAGATTTCCAGCGAGTGTCAATTCTGTAGAAATATTGCACTACCGAGAAAACAG TTAAAAGTACATCAGCACCCAGAAACCGGAAATTGTCCAAACAGGCCAGAAGCGTGCAAGTTCAAAGCAGTCGGTTGTACTCTACTG ATACCATCGGATGACAAAGGAAGACACGGTAAAGAATATATTGAGAAACACCAGGAGATGCTTTGCGAGTCTGTCGTGAGTATGCAACCTGTCATTGAGCAGGCAAAGAGAGACCAGCTCACCATAGATGCCACCAAAGAGCTGATGACAAAACACGACATAGAATTGACCAATCTTCAAACAGCTCTTCACTCTCTCCAGGACGAATTCCGAAAAGTACAAGTCAATAACTCTGATTTGAAGTCGAAAACAAACCATCAAGAATTCGAATCAGAGTTTAAAATGCATAAAAGTAGATTGTCTGagactgaaaataaaatttctgtaCTGGAGACACAAATGTCAACTTATGAAGGTATAACAGCAGTGCTTAACGGACAGCTAGAAAGAGACACACAGCAATTGCAAACTTTTGAGAGACAAAGAAGACAAGATAGGGAACTCTTAGATTCATTAGAAAGGAAAATAAAAGCTCAGGATAGAATTATCGCATTGAAGGATGTTGCTCTTGCTGAGCAAGATTTACGTATTCAATCTCTTGAGATGACTTCGTATGACGGAATTTTAGTTTGGAAAATCAGTGAtttcacaagaaaattaaatgaGGCTAGAAGCGGCAGAGCAACATCAATCTATTCACCATGTTTCTTTCCAAGTCGACATGGTTATAAAATGTGTGTCCGGATATACCTGAATGGAGATGGGATGGGGAAGGGTAATCACGTGTCACTGTTCTTTGTCATCATGAAGGGACCCTTTGATGCTCTTCTTCGCTGGCCATTCAGACAGAAGGTCACCTTCATGTGGCTGGACCAGAACAACAGAGAACACGTAATTGATGCATTCAGACCTGATCCTACGTCCAGTTCTTTTCAAAGACCTAAAAATGACATGAACATTGCCAGTGGTTGTCCATTATTCATGCCATTATCTCAGATCGATAGTCCCCGCCATGCTTACGTAAAGGACGATgtagcatttttgaaaatcatagtAGACACGTCTGACCTAGGTTAA